The following proteins come from a genomic window of Candidatus Dependentiae bacterium:
- the uvrC gene encoding excinuclease ABC subunit C (The UvrABC repair system catalyzes the recognition and processing of DNA lesions. UvrC both incises the 5' and 3' sides of the lesion. The N-terminal half is responsible for the 3' incision and the C-terminal half is responsible for the 5' incision): MKNVKDFPSSPGVYIHKDVQGDIIYVGKAKNLRKRIASYFNESRLDPKTTILVSNIKSTDYIITNNELEALLLENQLIKKHRPKYNIQLKDAAKYFYIKITKEDFPQVLVARKTNKKDIFFGPYTSSIRGFTKILRDYFKIRSCGFIMPKKSCLYKDLGICSAPCVGKISKEDYKKIIDDVIHFIRHGDESLLSEYQERMETHSKNLEFEKALEFRNKINLLHRLLQKQCVDLIHRSDTDAIGIATINNKSYISVLSTKNGVLLEKNNFTFLTSDDILSEFLKIYYTRYPAPDEIIIDGEFDSAIENYLQEIWNKKVTISNAKYGRKLELITLAKKNAYTQINCQDNCSIEIKEMLALATIPHIIDCFDISNFGEDVIVGGCVQFKGTQPNKSQYQYFNIKGDFGQDDFRSIHEVVKRRYAKYSLPDLLLIDGGSIQVDFAQKALKELKLNCPVIGLAKKEETIIFPDGKSLRLNLKKDGAKLLIKIRDSVHNFVIAQSRKVFKKSYKHSALDDIVGIGESTKFKLLQCFGSVEAVQKTNLEQLTDCIGKSRAEVVYKFFH; encoded by the coding sequence ATGAAAAATGTAAAAGATTTTCCATCATCTCCAGGTGTGTACATTCACAAAGATGTACAAGGAGATATTATTTATGTCGGTAAGGCCAAAAATCTGCGTAAGAGAATTGCAAGTTATTTCAATGAAAGCCGACTTGATCCAAAAACAACAATTTTGGTTTCTAATATCAAATCTACAGATTACATAATTACCAATAATGAACTCGAAGCTCTTTTGCTTGAGAATCAATTAATCAAAAAACATAGACCAAAATATAATATTCAACTAAAAGATGCTGCCAAATATTTTTATATCAAAATTACTAAAGAAGATTTTCCACAGGTTTTGGTCGCGCGCAAAACAAACAAAAAGGATATTTTTTTCGGACCTTATACATCTTCAATCAGAGGATTTACCAAAATATTGCGAGATTATTTTAAGATACGAAGTTGTGGATTTATCATGCCCAAAAAATCATGCCTTTATAAAGATCTTGGTATCTGTAGCGCACCTTGTGTCGGAAAAATTTCAAAAGAAGATTATAAAAAAATAATTGATGATGTGATTCATTTTATCCGTCATGGAGATGAATCACTTTTGAGTGAATATCAAGAAAGAATGGAAACGCATTCAAAAAATTTAGAATTTGAAAAAGCTTTAGAGTTTAGAAATAAAATAAATTTATTGCATCGTTTATTGCAAAAACAATGTGTCGACTTGATCCATCGCAGTGACACCGACGCAATCGGTATCGCTACAATAAATAATAAATCATACATTTCTGTCTTGAGTACAAAAAATGGTGTTTTGCTAGAAAAAAATAATTTTACCTTTCTTACAAGCGACGACATTTTGAGCGAATTTTTAAAAATTTATTATACCCGCTACCCTGCTCCAGATGAAATTATAATTGATGGTGAATTTGATAGTGCCATCGAAAATTATTTACAAGAAATTTGGAACAAAAAAGTAACTATTAGCAATGCAAAATATGGTAGAAAACTGGAGCTCATAACTCTTGCGAAGAAAAATGCATACACACAAATAAATTGCCAAGATAATTGTTCAATCGAAATTAAAGAGATGCTTGCACTTGCTACCATTCCACACATTATAGACTGTTTTGATATTTCAAACTTTGGTGAAGATGTGATAGTTGGCGGTTGTGTGCAGTTCAAAGGTACGCAGCCCAACAAATCACAATATCAATATTTTAATATCAAAGGCGATTTCGGTCAGGATGATTTTCGAAGCATTCATGAGGTTGTAAAGCGACGTTACGCAAAATATTCACTTCCTGATTTACTTTTAATCGATGGAGGAAGTATACAAGTTGATTTTGCACAGAAAGCATTGAAGGAACTAAAACTCAACTGCCCAGTTATTGGTCTTGCAAAAAAAGAAGAAACAATCATATTTCCCGATGGTAAAAGTTTACGTCTCAATCTCAAAAAAGATGGTGCAAAACTTCTTATCAAAATTCGTGATTCTGTTCATAACTTTGTGATTGCACAAAGTCGCAAAGTTTTCAAAAAATCTTATAAACATTCAGCTCTTGATGATATTGTTGGAATTGGTGAAAGTACAAAATTTAAACTTTTGCAGTGTTTTGGCTCTGTAGAAGCCGTGCAGAAAACAAATTTAGAGCAACTTACTGATTGCATTGGAAAATCTAGGGCCGAAGTTGTTTATAAATTTTTTCATTAG
- a CDS encoding 50S ribosomal protein L27, which produces MATSKSGGSTSNGRDSIGKRLGCKRFDNQFVNCGEILVRQRGTKVNPGNNVKRGKDDTLFAIKPGFVKYYSGFKGRKFVKILEKLEA; this is translated from the coding sequence ATGGCAACGAGTAAATCCGGCGGTTCTACGTCAAATGGTCGCGATAGTATAGGCAAACGTTTAGGTTGTAAAAGATTCGATAACCAATTTGTTAATTGCGGCGAAATTTTAGTCAGACAAAGAGGAACAAAAGTAAATCCAGGAAATAATGTAAAAAGAGGAAAAGATGATACACTTTTTGCAATAAAACCAGGTTTTGTAAAATACTATTCCGGTTTTAAAGGCAGAAAATTTGTTAAAATCTTAGAAAAGTTAGAAGCTTAA
- the secF gene encoding protein translocase subunit SecF: MIDFLKYRYFFVFWSALLLAVGIVVGSYNYYKSGNVFQYHIDFVGGTELNVNFENPIKISEFRSALDSSHWTDLSIQSIGTANSENKYKEFVVRTKDTSDNIEHKFLDDVNAKITSNKVTISGVSRVGAEVGKDIKTNAIIAVILALLIILFYIALRSKYRFGVGAVASLIHDLLAVMVIIMLLGEQISISVMAAVLSVLGYSLHDTIIIFSRIRENFKKMKGKSEFEIANISINQTLNRTLLTSFATLLTIVAILIFGGEILRGFAIVMFVGIIVGTYSSIYIASPVMLAIKSKSSEISSSSIK, translated from the coding sequence ATGATTGATTTCTTAAAATATCGTTATTTTTTCGTTTTTTGGTCTGCTTTGTTATTAGCAGTTGGAATAGTTGTAGGCAGTTATAATTACTACAAATCAGGAAATGTGTTTCAATATCACATTGATTTTGTAGGCGGTACTGAATTAAATGTAAATTTTGAAAATCCTATCAAAATTTCCGAGTTCAGATCTGCATTAGACAGTAGCCACTGGACAGACTTGTCTATCCAATCTATCGGAACAGCAAATTCTGAAAACAAATACAAAGAATTCGTAGTTCGAACAAAGGACACATCTGACAATATTGAACACAAATTTTTGGATGATGTTAACGCAAAAATAACATCTAATAAAGTTACAATATCAGGTGTTTCAAGAGTTGGTGCTGAAGTCGGTAAAGATATTAAAACGAATGCAATCATCGCAGTTATATTAGCTCTTTTGATAATTTTATTTTACATTGCACTTCGCTCAAAATATCGCTTTGGGGTTGGCGCAGTAGCATCGCTTATACATGATTTACTTGCAGTTATGGTTATCATCATGCTTTTAGGCGAACAAATATCAATATCAGTCATGGCTGCCGTTTTATCAGTTCTTGGTTATTCTCTGCATGACACAATTATTATTTTCAGCAGAATCAGAGAGAACTTTAAGAAGATGAAGGGTAAGTCAGAGTTTGAAATAGCAAATATTAGTATCAATCAAACTCTTAATAGAACATTACTTACAAGTTTTGCAACATTATTAACTATCGTTGCAATTTTAATTTTTGGAGGAGAAATTCTTAGAGGTTTTGCAATTGTTATGTTCGTCGGAATTATCGTTGGAACATACTCTTCCATTTACATTGCAAGTCCAGTTATGCTTGCAATCAAATCAAAATCTTCAGAAATCTCATCTTCATCAATCAAATAA
- a CDS encoding DNA polymerase I → MHRIKKDAIFLIDGSSFLYRAFYALKPLHTAKGLTVQAVFGFCRMIKKLIDDYNPQKIVLVWDTKGKTFRSEIFEEYKATRQKAPSDLIEQKKLIVEFADIIKLPQIFKEGYEADDLIASIAAENEDHETIIVSPDKDLQQLIDKRVLVFDPFKRIVIDKDDFQKINNFPPERTILYHSILGDASDNIPGVSGIGKKGAQELAEQFKSLDDLYENLEKVKSESLRKKLHEQKDLAFLSEKLFTLKIIKTHIKEKDLQFDAKNWNNAYDFFAKLNFESLLKGVKNPNETPKKNQEGQLSIFGGEKKETKEWKLIVVQEEDQLDSLIKDLKNCETFAFDTETTGLKPLEDDLVGISFAFDNKKAFYIPLKHQTEEKQLDRKMVLEKLKPILENKKIEKILHHAKFDELVLWQFGVDTKGVVFDSLIAAALLKKEGEKINLKILSLRYLDEPMATFADIMDKKYKTFAEVPLSIGAKYGAYDSLQTFKLKPLLEKELKAEPSLKKAFENIEMPISQILFKMERTGIKLDVEIIKEIAKELNKELNKLEAKILANIEHHGKEINLNSPKQIEVLLFDSLKLPVVKKSREGRRSTDQEVLEELSKIHPIPGLILRYRELFKLKSGYLEPLPLVINPKTNRIHTTFNQTDVATGRLSSNNPNLQNIPAAEGYGMKIRSAFEAGRGNIFISADYSQIDLRVLAHLTKDNALQKAFLEYRDIHTQTASQIFGVGENEVTQEQRQIGKRINFSIIYGLTPFGLSKDLGIKPSEAKIYIAKYFEQYPKVAVWMDKVVEEAKKKGYVETVFGKRRYVADLHEQNKHVYEAARRVTINTPVQGTSAEIIKLAMIKIDQELEKHDLNANMLLQIHDELIIELPKENEDKVTKIVQKCMENVVDWEIPLTVAIRSGKNWEDVSKS, encoded by the coding sequence ATGCACAGAATAAAAAAAGATGCGATTTTTCTCATTGATGGATCTTCATTTTTATACAGAGCATTTTATGCTCTAAAACCTCTTCATACAGCCAAAGGATTAACGGTACAGGCGGTTTTTGGATTTTGCCGAATGATAAAAAAATTAATTGACGATTATAACCCACAAAAAATAGTTCTAGTTTGGGATACAAAAGGCAAAACGTTCCGCTCCGAAATATTTGAAGAATACAAAGCAACAAGGCAAAAAGCACCCTCTGATTTGATAGAACAAAAAAAATTAATTGTAGAATTTGCAGATATTATCAAATTGCCTCAGATATTCAAAGAGGGGTATGAAGCCGATGATCTTATTGCATCAATCGCTGCAGAAAACGAAGATCATGAAACAATTATCGTTTCACCGGATAAAGATTTACAACAACTGATTGATAAAAGAGTTTTGGTTTTTGATCCATTTAAAAGAATTGTAATCGATAAAGATGATTTTCAAAAAATAAATAATTTCCCCCCAGAAAGAACAATTTTGTACCATTCGATTTTAGGAGATGCTTCGGATAATATCCCAGGTGTAAGCGGAATCGGCAAAAAAGGCGCACAAGAACTAGCGGAGCAATTTAAAAGCCTAGATGATCTTTACGAAAATTTAGAAAAAGTAAAAAGCGAAAGCTTAAGAAAAAAACTGCACGAACAAAAAGATTTGGCATTTTTAAGTGAAAAGCTTTTTACACTGAAAATAATAAAAACGCACATTAAAGAAAAAGATCTGCAATTCGATGCCAAAAACTGGAACAATGCATATGATTTTTTTGCCAAATTAAATTTTGAAAGTTTATTAAAAGGTGTTAAAAATCCAAATGAAACGCCGAAAAAAAACCAAGAAGGCCAACTTTCAATATTCGGTGGAGAAAAAAAGGAAACAAAAGAGTGGAAATTAATTGTTGTTCAAGAAGAAGATCAACTTGATTCTTTAATTAAAGATTTAAAAAATTGTGAAACTTTTGCATTCGATACAGAAACGACAGGCCTCAAACCGCTAGAAGATGACCTTGTTGGTATTTCATTTGCATTCGACAACAAAAAAGCTTTTTATATTCCGCTAAAGCATCAAACCGAAGAAAAACAACTCGATAGAAAAATGGTATTAGAAAAATTAAAGCCGATACTTGAAAACAAAAAAATAGAAAAAATTTTACATCATGCCAAATTCGATGAATTAGTTTTATGGCAATTTGGAGTTGATACTAAGGGAGTAGTTTTTGATTCATTAATCGCTGCGGCACTACTCAAAAAAGAAGGCGAAAAAATCAATCTTAAAATTTTATCTCTTAGATATTTAGATGAACCAATGGCAACATTTGCAGACATAATGGATAAAAAATATAAAACATTTGCAGAAGTTCCGCTATCAATAGGTGCTAAATATGGCGCTTATGATTCACTTCAAACATTTAAACTAAAACCGCTTTTGGAAAAAGAATTAAAAGCGGAGCCATCATTAAAAAAAGCTTTTGAAAATATCGAAATGCCAATTTCACAGATTTTATTTAAAATGGAACGCACTGGAATCAAGCTTGACGTTGAAATAATAAAAGAAATAGCAAAAGAATTAAATAAAGAATTAAACAAACTCGAAGCTAAAATTTTGGCAAACATTGAGCATCATGGTAAAGAAATAAATCTAAATTCGCCAAAGCAGATTGAAGTTTTGCTTTTTGATTCACTAAAACTTCCAGTAGTTAAAAAAAGTCGCGAAGGACGTCGCTCAACAGATCAAGAAGTTCTCGAAGAGTTAAGCAAAATTCATCCAATACCAGGTTTAATATTGCGCTATCGTGAACTGTTCAAATTAAAAAGCGGATATTTAGAACCGCTTCCACTTGTAATAAATCCAAAAACAAACAGAATTCATACAACATTCAACCAAACAGATGTTGCAACTGGAAGACTTTCTAGCAACAATCCAAATTTACAAAATATTCCCGCAGCGGAAGGATATGGAATGAAAATCCGATCTGCATTTGAAGCGGGAAGAGGTAATATTTTTATATCTGCCGATTATTCTCAGATTGATTTGCGAGTACTAGCACATTTAACAAAAGACAACGCGCTGCAAAAAGCATTTTTGGAATACCGCGATATTCACACACAAACAGCTTCTCAAATTTTTGGAGTAGGGGAGAATGAAGTTACACAAGAGCAAAGACAAATTGGTAAAAGAATAAACTTCAGTATTATTTATGGACTAACACCTTTTGGATTATCTAAAGATTTGGGTATCAAACCAAGCGAGGCAAAAATATATATCGCAAAATATTTTGAGCAATATCCCAAAGTAGCTGTTTGGATGGATAAAGTTGTCGAAGAAGCAAAAAAAAAAGGATATGTAGAAACAGTTTTTGGCAAAAGAAGATATGTTGCAGATTTGCATGAACAAAATAAACATGTGTATGAAGCAGCAAGAAGAGTGACAATTAATACTCCAGTGCAAGGAACATCCGCAGAAATTATTAAACTTGCGATGATAAAAATAGATCAAGAACTAGAAAAGCATGACCTTAATGCGAATATGTTACTTCAAATCCACGATGAACTTATCATCGAACTCCCAAAAGAAAATGAGGATAAAGTAACAAAAATTGTACAAAAATGTATGGAAAATGTAGTCGACTGGGAAATTCCACTTACCGTTGCAATCAGAAGTGGAAAAAATTGGGAGGATGTATCAAAATCATAA
- a CDS encoding excinuclease ABC subunit B (The UvrABC repair system catalyzes the recognition and processing of DNA lesions. The beta-hairpin of the Uvr-B subunit is inserted between the strands, where it probes for the presence of a lesion), protein MNKFELVSNFKPAGDQPKAIEKLADGYEKYPLQVLHGITGSGKTFTIANVVAQINKPTLVLVHNKTLAFQLYSELKELFPKNRVEYFVSYFDYYQPESFIPATNTYIEKDSRVNKQIELMRLKATASLMTRNDVIIVSSISCLYGIGSPSDWKAIAFEIKVGQTIDRMEFFRKLVALQYDRNDIALESGRFRVKGNTVDLILGYEKNIVRFNFVGNKIVRIVEIDAVSGSPIGALEKIMIFPARHYIVPEDRIEGALKSIKKELKVAAPLLPELEGKRLIQRTNYDMEMIVETGYCNGIENYSSHFENRKIEDPPFCLLDFFPKDFLLVIDESHQTLSQSHAMYFGDRSRKKNLVENGFRLPSAYGNRPLKFEEFEKYFNHVVCISATPAEYELQHAGQIVQQFIRPTGLLDPILEIRPVKNQVDDLINEVQKYVKNNHRILVTTLTKQMAEDLTEYLSKAGVKVRYLHSEIDSIQRTEIIRQLRIGAFDVLVGINLLREGLDIPEVALVGVLDADKAGFLRDEKSLIQTIGRAARNAEGKVILYADNITDSIRKAYDITTKRREMQEAFNKENGITPKTIYKAIPESEIKIKTVKHLAKGDVARYIAELEGEMYKAAENLEFEKAIEIREQITVLKKQNVDK, encoded by the coding sequence ATGAATAAATTTGAGTTAGTTAGCAATTTTAAACCTGCAGGCGATCAGCCAAAAGCTATTGAAAAATTAGCTGATGGATATGAAAAATATCCACTTCAAGTTTTGCATGGTATCACCGGAAGTGGTAAAACATTTACGATTGCTAATGTCGTAGCTCAGATAAATAAACCAACTTTGGTTTTAGTTCACAATAAAACTTTAGCTTTTCAACTTTACAGCGAACTCAAAGAACTTTTTCCAAAAAATCGTGTTGAATATTTTGTTTCATATTTCGATTACTACCAGCCTGAATCTTTTATCCCTGCGACAAACACTTATATCGAAAAAGATTCTAGAGTAAATAAGCAGATCGAACTTATGCGACTCAAAGCTACAGCATCTCTCATGACTCGAAATGATGTGATTATTGTTAGCAGCATTTCCTGTCTTTATGGCATAGGAAGTCCTTCGGATTGGAAAGCTATCGCTTTTGAAATTAAGGTCGGACAAACAATTGATCGTATGGAGTTTTTTAGAAAATTGGTAGCCTTGCAGTATGACCGAAATGATATTGCACTTGAGAGTGGACGCTTCCGCGTCAAAGGCAACACTGTGGATTTAATTTTGGGTTACGAAAAAAACATTGTACGTTTTAATTTTGTTGGAAATAAAATAGTTCGAATTGTGGAAATAGATGCAGTCAGTGGTAGTCCGATTGGCGCTTTAGAAAAAATAATGATATTCCCAGCGAGACATTATATTGTTCCCGAAGATCGAATTGAAGGAGCGTTAAAGTCTATCAAAAAAGAGTTGAAAGTTGCGGCTCCACTTTTGCCCGAGCTGGAAGGCAAGAGATTAATTCAGCGAACAAATTATGACATGGAGATGATAGTTGAAACCGGATATTGCAACGGAATTGAAAACTACTCTTCTCACTTTGAAAATCGAAAAATTGAAGACCCACCATTTTGTTTGCTCGATTTTTTCCCAAAAGATTTTTTGCTTGTTATCGATGAAAGTCACCAAACTCTTTCACAATCACACGCTATGTATTTTGGTGATAGATCACGCAAAAAAAATTTGGTAGAAAATGGTTTTAGGCTTCCAAGCGCTTATGGCAATCGCCCTTTGAAATTTGAAGAGTTCGAAAAATATTTCAATCATGTGGTTTGCATTTCTGCAACTCCTGCTGAATATGAGTTGCAACATGCTGGACAAATTGTTCAGCAATTTATTCGCCCTACAGGGTTGCTCGATCCTATTTTGGAAATAAGACCGGTCAAAAATCAAGTTGATGATTTGATAAATGAAGTTCAAAAATATGTTAAAAACAATCATCGTATTTTAGTAACAACTCTGACAAAGCAGATGGCAGAAGATTTGACAGAATATTTGAGCAAAGCTGGCGTCAAAGTGCGATATCTGCACAGCGAAATAGATTCGATACAGCGAACGGAAATTATAAGACAACTTCGTATCGGAGCTTTTGATGTTTTGGTTGGAATTAATTTACTACGTGAAGGTCTTGATATTCCGGAAGTTGCACTTGTTGGGGTTTTGGATGCGGATAAAGCAGGATTTTTGCGCGATGAGAAAAGCTTGATACAAACTATCGGGCGTGCTGCAAGAAACGCGGAAGGTAAAGTAATTTTGTATGCAGATAATATCACAGACTCGATCCGAAAAGCATATGATATTACAACAAAGCGAAGAGAAATGCAGGAAGCTTTTAACAAAGAAAATGGAATTACTCCAAAAACAATTTATAAAGCTATTCCAGAAAGCGAAATCAAAATCAAAACTGTTAAACATTTGGCAAAAGGTGATGTTGCAAGATATATTGCGGAGCTTGAAGGCGAAATGTATAAAGCTGCAGAGAATTTGGAATTTGAAAAAGCTATAGAAATTCGTGAACAAATAACTGTTTTAAAAAAGCAGAATGTAGATAAATGA
- a CDS encoding transcription termination factor Rho: MAKTNLSTESVEKLNDEKKETTSNDVNTPSDKKTPNHSKTTKAEKIEVKSVETKGISDLENKIKETPQEIIGADENNTVESENNGVKKSINVQELKEMEIMKLTEYAKSLNIPNVSSMKKQEIIFKILESQSDQRVEIYGEGVLERLPDGFGFLRSPKFNYMPGPDDIYVSPIHIKRFGLRTGDVIKGMIRKPKESEKYFAIQRIDSVNFLSPLAAANKIIFENLTPLFPKERFNLEFSPTVYSTRIMDILTPVGKGQRGLIVAPPKTGKTILLKEIANSIVKNHPEAILIILLIDERPEEVTDMQRSVKAEVISSTFDESASRHIQVAEMVIEKAKRLVESGYDVVVLLDSITRLARAYNTVSPASGKVLTGGIDANALQRPKRFFGAARNLEEGGSLTILATALVETGSKMDDVIFEEFKGTGNMEIHLSRKLSNRRVYPAFDLQESGTRREELLLGEDFVNRAWVLRKFLSSMNTVETMEFLIDKIKQTKTNQEFWELMNKKK; encoded by the coding sequence ATGGCAAAAACAAATTTATCTACGGAGTCTGTAGAAAAACTAAATGACGAAAAAAAAGAAACTACATCTAATGATGTGAACACTCCTAGCGATAAAAAAACACCTAATCATTCTAAAACCACAAAAGCGGAAAAAATAGAAGTTAAATCTGTCGAAACAAAAGGGATATCAGATTTGGAAAATAAAATAAAAGAAACTCCACAAGAAATTATTGGAGCTGATGAAAATAACACAGTGGAATCAGAAAATAATGGGGTAAAAAAATCTATCAATGTCCAAGAGTTAAAAGAGATGGAAATAATGAAGCTAACGGAATATGCGAAAAGCTTAAATATTCCAAATGTTAGCTCAATGAAAAAACAAGAAATTATTTTCAAAATTCTTGAATCTCAATCCGACCAACGAGTAGAAATTTATGGAGAGGGTGTTTTAGAAAGACTTCCTGATGGATTCGGTTTTTTAAGATCACCAAAATTCAATTATATGCCAGGTCCAGATGATATCTACGTTTCACCAATTCATATAAAACGTTTTGGACTTAGAACTGGAGATGTTATCAAAGGTATGATTCGCAAACCTAAAGAATCAGAAAAATATTTCGCTATTCAAAGAATTGATAGCGTAAATTTTCTTTCACCACTAGCAGCTGCAAACAAAATAATTTTTGAAAATCTAACACCTCTTTTCCCTAAGGAAAGATTCAATTTAGAATTTTCGCCTACTGTATACTCAACAAGAATTATGGATATTTTAACTCCAGTCGGTAAAGGACAGAGAGGACTTATCGTTGCTCCTCCTAAAACTGGTAAAACCATTCTTCTCAAAGAGATTGCAAACAGCATTGTCAAAAATCATCCAGAAGCAATTTTGATAATATTATTAATTGATGAACGACCAGAAGAAGTAACAGATATGCAACGTTCGGTCAAAGCAGAAGTCATTAGCTCAACTTTCGACGAATCTGCATCAAGACATATTCAAGTTGCTGAAATGGTAATCGAAAAAGCAAAACGACTTGTTGAAAGCGGATACGATGTAGTGGTTCTGCTAGATTCTATCACAAGACTTGCAAGAGCTTACAACACAGTTTCCCCTGCGTCTGGCAAAGTTTTGACCGGTGGTATCGACGCAAATGCGCTTCAAAGACCAAAACGATTTTTCGGAGCTGCTAGAAATTTGGAAGAGGGCGGATCTCTTACTATTTTGGCAACAGCTTTGGTTGAAACTGGCTCAAAAATGGATGATGTTATTTTCGAAGAGTTTAAAGGTACAGGAAACATGGAAATCCATCTTTCCAGAAAACTTTCTAACAGACGCGTATACCCTGCATTTGATTTACAAGAATCTGGTACACGTCGTGAAGAGTTACTTCTTGGCGAAGATTTTGTTAACAGAGCATGGGTCCTGCGAAAGTTCTTGAGCTCAATGAACACAGTCGAAACTATGGAATTTTTGATCGACAAAATTAAGCAAACAAAAACAAATCAAGAGTTCTGGGAATTGATGAACAAAAAGAAGTAA